The Sander lucioperca isolate FBNREF2018 chromosome 15, SLUC_FBN_1.2, whole genome shotgun sequence genome window below encodes:
- the ptpn20 gene encoding tyrosine-protein phosphatase non-receptor type 13 isoform X3, whose translation MSSTFVTLAEVLEARGGPLQEEEVWSLLLATAESLVDVSYKGQNNMYNIISPTSLLLSATGTLAFKNCGLSDEVSTFTAPEMLQGRASSTKPAIERMQVYSLGMTLYWSVDFHLPQNQPVQLSDHLNSLLLSMCEDLAHRRVNLISILEGCEFQHKATILPPPAQVIRQLVEEVFHESVDHGSLPDSHIPLSGRSQMIRERLHGKRGPLSDFSEGSGEGRRYSTDSDSKSGSLPQRPWRQRPRSSPTPLYQSSLDRLPRGVRHRDSNCSWLGRSPQHDISPKTSGRSHSPSITFSESSLSLSQRKAKALGPEFVRMQDEQHIVLELPGSIVSRKGRSCSSQREVTVVLPNGQYVVVRCDTKSKARDVFDMVVAHANLVEHFYFGLAFIDDDEYFFLDHETKISKIAPDSWKKGQIFSFLVFLRIKFFVDDMSFILHRLTRHQYYLQLRKDLLEDRLYCNEETGLFLAALALQAEFGDYMPELYGKNYYQPEHYVSKRMLEKLALPNVKEELPRLHASHAQLLPEEAETEYLKIAQQLPEYGVMFHRVGREKRTVVGELVLGVCAKGIIVYEIKNHLRTVIRRFLWRETDTISTGRRKLIIECGGPSGKKHSFITESSKIAQYLLNLCSAQHKFHSEMMSRQLNHTMIPDENMDKYMSVYRCRNLDLKRMSCSEGMLHHIGLTSGQPDSLSKSCDNLTAKLEARLRQQREMRREMSRELNKELTETGDLRDMKERQCWSTPESIPRMMSSVSLQKQDSEASSSIRVDTPTRTPPEREIVCVSLKKDPKLGFGFVIVGEDNTGKLDLGIFIASIVPDGPADKDGRIKPGGRLISLNKTSLEGVTFSDAAAILQSSPDEVELIVSQPKYYLKDRMSSLSQSTLGLALERSFGSQTTLSGTEYRPVVEELEEAITLSNMATQKQSRRLHIPVVRIHDAQDMSSRSPSILSLKAGEQFMVELKKKSGSLGISVAGGQNTNVRYGGIYIKSLVLGGAAEQDGRIQIGDRLLEVDGSNMRGVTHHQAVECLKRTGEVVNLLLEREPTVILEPRLDSPCPPLAQSSSHTQHLRTEVSMETTLSGRAKDYSFVTDENTHEVVLKKSLSGLGFSFNISQLHSGPDSGSVVRIKRLFPGQPALESGLLREGDIILSVNKEPVKDLSYQRVLLLLRGAPSEVHLLVCRPGPAVLYDADDNTLSPAFFREVRSQSLDIRLGEDYSQFLKFQYDLKISAPKQSSTHEEDLLNTAEKSLDPHAAPAFPETQESLDGEVQSNENLPSPPRSPPSPTSPISPPSPVSPPSPTSPASPASPACGSPLAPPESQPTTGKLEEQQEVDRKKIKDGKDEEEEDVATTTSSTVMLMDDCPKSASNYVYASLVCQMKTFHRAHGVREEADGSVTYCLMGNGLTIMADEEYLTISSTLEPLLSLPSSLTAHTPTTNLTGLHSQISNSSSSFSSQNPSLDPHIPTTTTSLPLSHSSDTTTTCSLAHPSQPLTTQPPKSKHHPIQQGLLPCHYKAISKNIKPIVPLPQPPDPPLTPITAQVVPSVPPCASPPALTLSPTMLPPPSQSHTQLREEAEKKEREYKYDDYEENEEEEEESRRKGLVKEFELTVVLTKSRNGSFGFTITRSKLDNCYYIQEILDNPAKADGRLRAGDRLVTVNGHDVTNVGDDVAMTILRSSPRRLSMTLGRAVSNLVAPPSCDSLPDIVLYKTPSGQLGIKLTGGIGSKWQGIYCLQVVPGSPASEEGTVQPSDKILYICGRCTLGMTLEDAVKACEIAPRKVKLKILREDQPVNPKAKWNGLFDWKKEKKFFARFEEPVSPEKDSPTEDAETLYGTPGNFRCRSLTQEQDSCIMQVEFTKPEGGGFGFALIGGTNGSMLRVKEICSGGVAEQDGRLRVGDILLEVNGVIVSGLTHSKVVDILRRAEGAVQLTICRDILPLTYSESPTPPNMSAHTEAILAEQPAPVSSPDTCSSPDVMLKRPVERLPVISDPLVNEAGVFVTSPPPPPRRLTVITDDTEIIQESCNSTPSHQACCPSLNVTDMLHGASERKQIVTKLLDRSCKDIRKTQSDGWSSEEEDDDVFDATGREMTSAQTGPPIVSEEELASLALIIPATTSQYSGSRVKALIQILQHQLDQQELVKEFMTLEHLKPSDNCLVGKAPENRDKNRYRDILPYDETRVAIGDNQDYINASYIRMQVGDEEFFYISCQGPLPSTVPAFWQMIWENKSDVIAMMTQEVERGRIKCHKYWPEKLGVPLESGRYQLHLENHQYLEYFHIKVIRMVETETGETHFVRHLKFTHWPDHGVPKSSEQLVRFIRYLRAVHHMGPVTVHCSAGIGRTGVLICTDVLLCLIQNDLPINVSNIVKEMRYQRHGMIQTKEQYLFCYKVWLEVLQGILQLHGNQWQPESPRDHKVV comes from the exons TCTACTGGTCAGTTGATTTTCACCTACCTCAAAATCAG CCAGTCCAATTGAGTGACCATCTAAACAGCCTCCTGCTCAGCATGTGTGAGGACCTGGCCCACCGGAGGGTGAATCTTATCTCCATCCTGGAAGGCTGCGAATTTCAGCATAAAGCCACCATCCTGCCGCCACCCGCCCAAGTCATCAGACAGCTGGTGGAGGAGGTTTTTCACGAATCA GTGGACCATGGCTCTCTGCCAGACAGTCACATCCCTTTGAGTGGCAGGAGTCAGATGATCAGAGAGAGACTTCATG GAAAGAGAGGGCCACTTTCAGACTTCAGCGAAGGCAGTGGTGAAGGGAGAAGATACTCAACGGACTCTGACTCAAAGTCAG GGAGTTTACCTCAGAGACCTTGGAGACAAAGACCAAGGAGCTCTCCCACACCATTGTACCAATCTTCTTTAGACCG ACTCCCTCGTGGGGTCCGTCACAGGGACAGCAACTGCAGTTGGCTTGGTAGGAGCCCCCAACACGACATCTCTCCCAAGACATCGGGCAGATCTCACAGTCCTTCCATCACCTTCAGCGAGTCCTCGCTCAGCCTGAGCCAGAGGAAAGCTAAG GCTTTGGGTCCTGAGTTTGTCAGAATGCAAGACGAACAACACATTGTTCTCGAGCTTCCAGGATCTATTGTG TCCAGAAAGGGCCGTTCGTGTTCGTCTCAGAGAGAAGTGACAGTAGTGCTGCCTAACGGACAGTACGTGGTGGTTCGCTGTGACACTAAGTCCAAAGCAAGAGATGTGTTTGACATGGTGGTGGCTCACGCAAACTTGGTGGAACACTTCTACTTTGGTCTTGCCTTTATAGATG ATGATGAATATTTCTTCTTGGACCATGAAACAAAAATCTCCAAAATTGCACCTGACAGTTGGAAAAAAGGGCAGATTTTCTCCTTTTTGGTGTTTCTTCGAATCAAATTTTTTGTTGATGATATGTCCTTCATTTT GCACAGACTGACTCGTCACCAGTACTACTTACAGCTGCGTAAGGATCTCTTGGAGGACAGGCTTTACTGTAATGAGGAGACAGGCttgtttctggctgctcttgcTCTGCAGGCTGAGTTTGGGGATTACATGCCAGAG CTGTATGGTAAGAATTACTATCAGCCAGAGCATTATGTGTCCAAGAGGATGCTCGAGAAGCTGGCCCTACCCAATGTCAAGGAAGAGTTGCCAAGATTACATGCTAGTCATGCCCAGCTTCTGCCTGAAGAGGCAGAAACAGAGTACCTAAAG ATTGCCCAGCAGTTGCCGGAGTATGGGGTTATGTTCCACCGTgtggggagagagaaaagaacagTGGTGGGAGAGTTGGTTTTGGGAGTCTGTGCCAAAGGAATCATTGTGTACGAGATAAAGAACCACCTCCGGACTGTCATCAGACGCTTCCTTTGGAGGGAAACCGACACCATATCCACTGGG CGTCGTAAACTCATTATAGAGTGTGGTGGGCCCAGTGGGAAAAAGCACAGTTTTATAACAGAAAGCTCAAAAATAGCACAGTACCTTCTGAACCTCTGCTCAGCACAGCACAAGTTCCATAGCGAGATGATGTCCCGTCAACTTAACCACACCATGATACCAG ATGAAAACATGGATAAGTACATGTCTGTCTACCGGTGTCGTAACTTGGACCTAAAGCGGATGTCCTGCTCAGAGGGCATGTTGCACCATATAGGTTTGACATCTGGTCAACCAGACTCCCTCTCCAAGTCCTGTGACAACCTGACTGCCAAGCTGGAGGCGAGGCTGCGCCAGCAGAGGGAGATGAGGAGGGAGATGAGCAGAGAGCTGAACAAGGAGCTCACTGAAACAGGAGACCTCAGAGACATGAAAGAGCGACAGTGTTGGAG CACTCCAGAGTCGATTCCCAGAATGATGTCCAGTGTCTCGCTACAGAAGCAGGACTCTGAAGCCTCTTCTTCAATACGAG TTGATACACCAACCAGGACCccaccagagagagagatagtctGTGTGTCCCTGAAGAAAGATCCCAAACTGGGCTTTG GCTTTGTGATAGTGGGCGAGGACAATACAGGTAAACTTGACCTTGGGATCTTCATTGCTTCCATTGTGCCTGATGGGCCCGCGGACAAAGATGGACGAATCAAACCCG GTGGACGTCTTATCTCCCTAAACAAGACTAGTTTGGAAGGAGTGACATTTAGTGATGCTGCTGCCATCTTACAGAGCAGCCCTGACGAGGTGGAGCTTATTGTGTCCCAGCCTAAAT ACTATCTGAAGGACAGAATGAGTTCCTTAAGTCAAAGTACTCTCGGTTTGGCATTGGAGAGAAGCTTTGGGTCACAGACCACACTGAGTGGCACAGAGTACCGTCCTGTCGTGGAGGAACTGGAGGAGGCCATCACTCTGTCCAACATGGCAACCCAAAAACAGAGCAGGAGGCTTCACATTCCTGTTGTGCGAATCCATGATGCCCAG GATATGTCTTCTAGGTCCCCGTCTATCTTAAGTTTGAAAGCTGGGGAGCAGTTTATGGTGGAGCTGAAGAAAAAAAGTGGTAGTCTTGGCATCAGTGTTGCT GGAGGACAAAACACCAATGTGCGATATGGAGGTATTTACATCAAAAGTTTGGTGCTTGGAGGTGCTGCAGAGCAGGACGGGCGCATTCAGATCG GTGACAGACTGCTGGAGGTTGATGGGTCCAACATGAGGGGCGTGACTCACCACCAAGCTGTCGAGTGCCTGAAGAGGACTGGggag GTGGTGAACCTGCTGTTGGAAAGGGAACCCACAGTGATCTTGGAGCCCAGACTTGACTCACCCTGCCCCCCCTTGGCCCAAAGTTCGTCACATACACAGCACCTAAGGACTGAAGTCTCCATGGAAACGACCTTGAGTGGTCGAGCCAAGGACTACAGCTTTGTGACTGATG AAAACACACATGAAGTGGTGCTGAAGAAGAGTTTGTCTGGCCTCGGCTTCAGCTTTAACATTTCGCAGCTGCACTCGGGTCCAGACAGTGGCAGCGTGGTTCGTATCAAACGTCTGTTCCCGGGTCAACCAGCGCTAGAGAGTGGCCTGCTGCGAGAGGGAGACATCATTCTGTCTGTCAACAAAGAGCCTGTCAAGGACCTTTCTTaccag AGGGTTTTGCTCCTGCTACGTGGAGCTCCATCTGAAGTTCATCTGCTGGTCTGCCGACCAGGTCCTGCAGTACTGTATGATGCAGATGACAACACACTG AGTCCTGCATTCTTCCGTGAGGTTCGATCTCAGTCTCTGGACATCCGACTAGGAGAGGACTACAGCCAGTTCCTTAAGTTTCAATATGATCTCAAAATATCTGCCCCAAAACAGTCATCCACCCATGAGGAAGATCTGCTAAACACAGCAGAGAAAAGCTTGGATCCTCATGCAGCTCCAGCATTCCCGGAGACCCAGGAGAGTCTGGATGGTGAAGTGCAATCCAACGAAAATCTCCCATCTCCTCCTCGCTCACCCCCGTCACCCACCTCACCTATATCACCTCCATCACCAGTCTCGCCACCCTCACCTACCTCCCCAGCATCACCTGCCTCACCTGCCTGCGGCTCTCCCCTGGCTCCACCAGAGTCACAACCAACCACTGGTAAACTAGAGGAACAACAGGAAGTAGATAGGAAAAAGATCAAGGACGGGAAAGacgaagaggaagaagatgttGCAACGACTACAAGCTCAACTGTGATGCTTATGGATGACTGTCCTAAGAGTGCTTCGAACTACGTATATGCCAG CCTGGTGTGCCAGATGAAAACGTTTCACAGAGCACA TGGAGTCAGAGAGGAGGCAGATGGAAGTGTGACCTACTGCCTGATGGGAAATGGACTGACTATCATGGCAGATGAAGAGTACCTGACCATCAGCTCCACACTGGAGCCTCTTCTCAGCCTTCCCTCCAGTCTGACCGCTCACACTCCAACAACCAACCTCACAGGCCTCCACTCTCAAATCTCCAACAGCTCCTCTAGTTTTAGCTCTCAGAATCCAAGCCTCGACCCTCACATCCCCACTACTACCACCAGCTTGCCCCTCAGCCACTCGTCTGACACCACGACCACTTGCTCCCTGGCTCACCCATCCCAGCCGCTCACAACCCAGCCACCAAAATCCAAGCACCATCCGATCCAGCAGGGGCTTCTTCCATGTCACTACAAAGCCATCTCCAAGAACATTAAGCCTATTGTGCCCCTACCGCAGCCTCCTGATCCCCCATTGACCCCCATTACAGCTCAGGTTGTCCCTTCTGTGCCTCCTTGTGCCAGTCCACCTGCCCTGACGCTGTCCCCCACAATGCTGCCCCCTCCTTCCCAGAGCCATACACAGCTGAGAGAAGAAgcagagaagaaagaaagggaaTACAAGTATGATGATTATGAAgagaatgaggaggaggaggaagagagtcGAAGGAAG GGATTGGTTAAAGAGTTTGAGCTGACAGTGGTTCTGACCAAGTCCAGGAATGGAAGCTTTGGGTTCACCATCACTCGAAGCAAACTGGACAACTGCTACTACATACAGGAAATACTGGACAACCCAGCCAAGGCAGATGGACGACTCAGGGCAGGAGACAGGCTTGTCACa GTAAATGGACATGATGTTACCAATGTGGGAGATGATGTTGCCATGACGATTCTCAGGTCATCTCCGAGAAGACTGAGTATGACCCTGGGGAGGGCTGTGTCCAACCTGGTGGCCCCACCGTCCTGTGACAGCCTGCCTGATATAGTTCTCTACAAGACACCTTCAGGACAGCTGG gtataAAGCTGACAGGAGGCATTGGCAGCAAATGGCAGGGCATCTACTGTCTGCAGGTGGTGCCAGGCTCCCCAGCCAGCGAGGAGGGCACCGTCCAACCCAGTGACAAGATCCTCTACATCTGTGGCAGGTGTACCCTGGGAATGACCCTGGAGGATGCAGTCAAAGCCTGTGAGATCGCCCCTCGTAAAGTCAAGCTTAAAATCCTCAG AGAAGACCAGCCAGTGAACCCCAAAGCTAAGTGGAATG GTCTGTTTgactggaaaaaagaaaagaagttcTTTGCCCGTTTTGAAGAGCCTGTTTCTCCAGAGAAAGACTCTCCTACTGAAGATG CTGAAACCTTGTATGGGACTCCTGGAAATTTCAGATGTCGCTCTCTCACACAAGAACAGGAT AGTTGCATCATGCAAGTGGAGTTCACAAAACCAGAAGGAGGAGGCTTTGGCTTTGCTTTGATTGGGGGAACCAATGGCAGCATGCTCAGAGTGAAGGAAATCTGCTCTGGTGGAGTAGCTGAGCAGGACGGCCGGCTGAGAGTGGGAGATATTCTATTAGAG GTGAACGGTGTGATCGTGTCTGGGCTGACCCACAGTAAGGTGGTGGATATCCTGCGTAGAGCTGAAGGCGCTGTACAGCTCACCATCTGCAGAGACATCCTGCCCCTGACCTACTCCGAGTCACCTACACCACCCAACATGTCTGCTCACACTGAAGCTATTTTAGCCGAGCAGCCGGCTCCTGTGTCCAGCCCTGATACCTGTTCCTCTCCTGACGTCATGCTGAAAAGGCCAGTTGAGCGCCTCCCTG TGATTTCAGACCCTCTAGTCAATGAAGCTGGAGTGTTTGTTACCTCACCACCTCCTCCACCACGCCGACTGACTGTCATAACAGATGACACCGAAATTATACAG GAGAGCTGTAACAGCACCCCTTCTCATCAAGCTTGCTGCCCATCCCTCAATGTCACTGACATGTTGCATGGAGCTTCTGAAAG GAAACAAATTGTGACCAAACTTTTGGACCGGTCCTGCAAAGACATCCGGAAAACCCAGTCAGACGGCTGGAGCAGcgaagaagaagatgatgatgtaTTTGATGCCACTGGTCGGGAAATGACCTCAGCACAAACAG GCCCACCCATAGTATCAGAGGAGGAACTGGCCAGTTTAGCTCTCATTATCCCCGCTACAACCAGCCAGTATTCAGGCTCCAGGGTCAAAGCTCTCATCCAGATTCTGCAGCATCAGCTGGACCAGCAGGAACTGGTCAAAGAGTTCAtg ACTCTGGAACATCTGAAGCCCTCTGACAACTGTCTGGTGGGAAAAGCCCCTGAGAACAGAGATAAGAACCGCTACAGAGACATCCTACCCT ATGATGAAACCCGTGTTGCCATTGGAGACAACCAGGACTACATCAACGCCAGCTACATCCGCATGCAAGTCGGCGATGAAGAGTTCTTCTACATTTCCTGTCAGGGCCCTCTGCCTTCCACAGTTCCGGCCTTCTGGCAGATGATCTGGGAAAACAAATCTGATGTCATTGCCATGATGACCCAAGAAGTAGAACGGGGAAGGATCAAATGTCACAAGTACTGGCCAGAGAAGCTGGGCGTGCCTCTGGAATCCGGCAGGTACCAGCTTCACCTGGAGAACCATCAGTACCTGGAGTACTTCCACATCAAGGTCATCCGCATGGTGGAGACAGAG ACCGGTGAGACACATTTTGTCCGTCACCTGAAGTTCACACACTGGCCTGACCACGGAGTGCCGAAAAGTTCCGAGCAGCTGGTTCGCTTCATCCGCTACCTGAGGGCAGTGCACCATATGGGACCAGTCACTGTGCACTGCAGCGCTGGCATCGGACGCACAGGAGTTCTCATTTGCACTGACGTTCTCCTCTGCCTCATTCAGAACGATTTGCCT ATTAACGTAAGCAACATCGTAAAGGAGATGAGATATCAGCGGCATGGGATGATTCAAACTAAA GAACAGTACTTATTCTGCTACAAAGTCTGGTTGGAGGTCTTACAGGGCATTTTACAACTTCATGGCAACCAATGGCAACCGGAAAGTCCCCGAGACCACAAAGTAGTTTGA